One Aerococcus urinaeequi DNA segment encodes these proteins:
- a CDS encoding TIGR01906 family membrane protein — protein MKHYYRHGSRHLNKIRLWIEILALLIFFITLAITVTIANVPLFMGSLWFSKSFETVDLSFWTVVDNYLQLLAYLNFPWIDTLSMSDFPTSSSAAFHFMEVKHLFYLNYGVMAISALIGFCSLHKLKVTHNLWRLYWPFKKLRWLPIIVIILLVFNFNTIFIAFHEIAFNNDAWLFNPATDPIILVLHESFFLLCFVSVFLILQLAIEWVYRIGKKDFNRQILGI, from the coding sequence ATGAAGCACTATTATCGACATGGTAGTCGACATTTAAATAAAATACGATTATGGATAGAGATTCTTGCCTTATTGATATTTTTTATTACATTGGCTATCACAGTTACCATCGCCAATGTCCCCTTATTCATGGGGTCCCTGTGGTTTTCAAAATCTTTTGAAACCGTCGATTTATCCTTTTGGACAGTTGTTGACAACTACTTACAACTGCTAGCCTATCTGAATTTTCCTTGGATAGATACCTTATCTATGTCAGACTTTCCAACCTCATCTTCAGCAGCCTTTCATTTTATGGAAGTGAAGCACTTATTTTATTTAAATTATGGTGTGATGGCGATTTCTGCCCTAATTGGCTTCTGTTCCTTACATAAATTGAAAGTTACCCACAATTTGTGGCGCCTATACTGGCCCTTCAAGAAACTGAGATGGCTTCCAATCATTGTAATCATCTTACTCGTTTTTAATTTCAACACTATTTTTATTGCATTTCATGAAATAGCCTTTAATAACGACGCCTGGTTATTTAACCCAGCCACAGATCCTATTATTCTCGTACTCCATGAATCCTTCTTCTTATTATGCTTTGTTTCTGTCTTTTTGATCTTGCAACTCGCTATTGAATGGGTTTATCGTATCGGGAAAAAGGACTTCAACCGTCAAATCTTAGGTATATAA
- a CDS encoding YutD family protein: MLSRKKQEELREQRASLNYPVAQIKRTSQETLEINGQSFVLVDNYRDALDIEALADRYMDILDIYDFVVGDWSYEQLRLKGFFADDAKIGSLEQKIKHLPDYLLEYGSFGAAYFVLLHERTGEEIQKRNEAFWTQQKHQNQESSRSKQNKNQSQRSASRKSYQGNKADNRHKSSGPNQNKEKHKQRRSNKKLESTKGPSFSISQNKESNKNTQKQKPVKRKVVTKRQHSFSIKEKGDKA; this comes from the coding sequence ATGTTAAGTCGTAAGAAACAAGAAGAATTAAGAGAACAACGGGCGAGTTTAAATTATCCCGTTGCGCAAATTAAACGTACGAGTCAAGAGACCTTAGAAATTAACGGGCAATCATTTGTGCTTGTAGATAATTACCGGGATGCTTTAGATATTGAAGCGTTGGCTGACCGGTATATGGATATTTTAGATATTTATGACTTTGTCGTGGGAGACTGGTCTTATGAACAATTACGGTTGAAGGGCTTCTTTGCTGATGATGCAAAAATTGGCTCATTAGAGCAAAAAATCAAGCATTTACCTGATTACTTACTAGAATATGGGAGTTTTGGGGCCGCTTATTTTGTGCTATTGCATGAACGTACTGGAGAAGAAATTCAAAAACGAAACGAAGCCTTTTGGACTCAACAAAAACACCAAAACCAAGAATCTTCAAGAAGTAAACAAAATAAAAACCAATCACAAAGGTCAGCGAGTCGGAAATCTTACCAAGGGAACAAAGCAGACAACCGACATAAATCGTCTGGGCCAAACCAAAATAAAGAGAAACACAAACAGCGACGGTCAAACAAGAAGCTTGAAAGTACTAAAGGGCCATCTTTCTCAATCTCACAAAATAAAGAGTCGAATAAAAATACCCAAAAACAAAAACCTGTGAAGCGAAAAGTCGTCACTAAACGTCAACATTCTTTTAGTATCAAGGAAAAGGGGGATAAAGCATAG
- a CDS encoding bifunctional metallophosphatase/5'-nucleotidase, with protein MKEIIHFYHTNDWHSHLENWPKFLRYYQTQADKHRSEGEAHFLFDIGDAVDRQHPLTEASQGQNMIILMNEIGVDVATIGNNEGIGSQHDILDNLYEQADFPVVLGNIFDKESGLPPKYTQDYTMIQTNQGSRFAVFGMTAPFEISYSVVGWAPIDPLLSIARVLKDIKANETFDGILLLSHLGLPADRQIAEQFPEILAIFGAHTHHVLPKGEWVGHTLLTGGGKYGQFMGHLTLEINKDEGHLYTPGKMATDAQQANPIIDYARYFKLHEELIASDRISAYDEDYNKVNRWLEEGESQLKNQIVGQLPITLTADENHFSLLQYDTLLAMKAASGADIAMINSGLFLQGLPAGPVSKYDLHKALPHPIRFMVVECTVSEYLDQIYPQITTLRPDLQAMPIKGSGFRGRIFGQLMVLDNVKLDQLAPDQPLKIITIDHLLYLPFFTELINKKHYLWGQPFIRELIADKIQQASSRDE; from the coding sequence ATGAAGGAAATAATTCATTTTTATCATACAAATGACTGGCATTCTCACCTGGAGAACTGGCCAAAATTTTTACGTTATTATCAAACACAAGCGGATAAACATCGAAGTGAAGGCGAAGCCCATTTTCTTTTTGATATAGGTGATGCAGTTGATCGCCAACATCCTTTAACAGAAGCTAGTCAGGGGCAAAATATGATAATCTTGATGAATGAAATTGGGGTAGATGTTGCGACAATTGGCAACAACGAAGGGATTGGAAGTCAGCATGATATCCTAGACAACCTGTATGAACAGGCTGATTTTCCGGTTGTTTTAGGCAATATTTTCGATAAAGAAAGTGGCCTACCACCCAAATATACCCAAGACTACACCATGATTCAAACCAATCAGGGCAGTCGGTTTGCGGTATTTGGCATGACGGCCCCATTCGAAATTTCTTATAGCGTAGTTGGCTGGGCCCCGATTGATCCACTCTTGAGCATCGCACGTGTATTAAAGGACATCAAGGCAAATGAAACTTTTGATGGTATTCTGCTACTGAGTCATCTCGGTTTACCAGCAGACCGCCAAATCGCTGAGCAATTTCCAGAAATCTTGGCTATTTTCGGTGCCCACACCCACCACGTTTTACCAAAAGGCGAGTGGGTCGGCCACACACTATTAACTGGTGGCGGTAAATACGGGCAATTTATGGGCCATCTAACCCTTGAAATTAATAAAGATGAAGGGCATTTATATACCCCTGGCAAAATGGCAACAGATGCGCAACAAGCTAACCCGATTATCGATTATGCACGCTATTTCAAATTGCACGAAGAATTGATCGCTTCTGACCGCATTTCTGCCTACGATGAAGACTATAACAAGGTAAATAGGTGGTTAGAAGAGGGCGAAAGCCAATTGAAAAACCAAATCGTTGGCCAATTACCTATCACTTTAACAGCGGATGAGAATCATTTTTCACTCTTACAATACGACACCTTATTGGCCATGAAAGCAGCCAGTGGTGCAGATATTGCTATGATTAATTCGGGCTTATTTCTACAAGGATTGCCTGCTGGGCCAGTATCCAAATATGATTTGCATAAGGCACTACCACATCCTATTCGCTTTATGGTGGTCGAGTGTACAGTTTCAGAATATTTGGATCAAATATACCCGCAAATTACAACGCTCAGACCGGATTTACAAGCTATGCCGATTAAAGGATCTGGATTCAGAGGGCGAATTTTTGGGCAATTAATGGTCTTAGACAATGTAAAATTAGACCAGCTTGCACCAGATCAACCTTTGAAAATCATTACAATTGACCACCTATTGTATTTGCCTTTTTTCACGGAACTAATCAATAAAAAACATTATTTATGGGGACAACCCTTTATACGAGAACTCATTGCGGATAAGATTCAGCAAGCCAGTAGTCGCGATGAATAG
- a CDS encoding HAD-IIA family hydrolase: protein MDLQDKVFLIDLDGTMYRGGQPIAGAKDFIERLIGDNIPFMFVTNNAMRKHQAAADNLNKITGLNVEGKHFYTSVDTLRFILAEDLTSGKLTKETGKAYVIGMDYLKDEVVDAGFELTQNVDQDPCDVVIVGLDQEVTYPQFIEASIAVQRGAAFYLTNPDVQFPSSRGFVPGAGAIGQVITAATRVHPIVCGKPNALIIEGALAKMGYSKDQAVFLGDNLMTDISAAENAGIDSIFIETGVHTRDHLEEFGVMPTLVVENYEALLSTW from the coding sequence ATGGATCTACAAGATAAGGTTTTCTTAATTGATTTAGATGGTACTATGTACCGCGGCGGTCAACCGATAGCGGGTGCGAAGGACTTTATTGAGCGCTTGATTGGAGATAATATCCCATTTATGTTTGTGACCAACAATGCCATGCGTAAACACCAGGCAGCAGCAGATAATTTAAATAAAATTACGGGCTTAAATGTTGAGGGTAAACATTTCTACACCTCAGTGGATACTTTGCGCTTTATCCTTGCTGAAGATTTAACATCTGGCAAGCTGACAAAAGAAACAGGCAAAGCCTATGTCATCGGAATGGATTACTTAAAAGATGAAGTAGTGGACGCAGGATTTGAATTGACTCAAAACGTCGACCAGGACCCGTGCGATGTGGTGATCGTTGGCCTTGACCAAGAAGTGACGTATCCACAATTCATTGAAGCCTCGATTGCAGTTCAAAGAGGGGCTGCTTTCTATCTCACCAACCCAGATGTACAATTCCCTTCAAGCCGAGGATTTGTGCCCGGTGCTGGTGCCATAGGTCAAGTAATCACTGCCGCCACACGGGTTCACCCAATAGTTTGCGGAAAACCAAATGCCTTAATTATTGAAGGTGCCTTAGCCAAGATGGGCTATAGCAAAGACCAAGCCGTATTTTTAGGTGACAACTTAATGACAGATATATCAGCAGCAGAAAATGCTGGTATTGATTCGATATTTATTGAAACAGGGGTACATACAAGAGATCATCTAGAAGAATTTGGCGTGATGCCAACATTGGTGGTGGAAAATTATGAAGCACTATTATCGACATGGTAG